In Actinomycetota bacterium, one DNA window encodes the following:
- a CDS encoding glutathione S-transferase family protein, whose protein sequence is DVRLFTTLVRFDSVYHNHFKCNRHKLTEMPVLWGYARDLFQTPGFGDTIDFVHIKRHYYEVHTDINPTGVVPAGPELTNWASPHDRETLGGRPFGDGTPPGPPAPDERVPHEHNPALT, encoded by the coding sequence CCGACGTGCGGCTGTTCACGACGCTCGTGCGCTTCGACTCGGTCTACCACAACCACTTCAAGTGCAACCGGCACAAGCTGACGGAGATGCCGGTCCTGTGGGGCTACGCACGCGACCTGTTCCAGACCCCCGGGTTCGGCGACACGATCGACTTCGTCCACATCAAGCGCCACTACTACGAGGTGCACACCGATATCAACCCCACCGGCGTCGTTCCCGCCGGCCCGGAGCTGACCAACTGGGCGTCGCCGCACGACCGGGAGACGCTAGGGGGTCGTCCGTTCGGCGACGGCACTCCCCCCGGCCCTCCGGCACCGGACGAGCGCGTCCCACATGAGCACAACCCCGCGCTGACGTAA
- a CDS encoding response regulator, with protein MASIDRNAVTFVVVDDDDDIRLLVRILSRTTPAVELVGEAADGDQGLSVVAETQPHAVLLDLHMAVSGIEILRTIKHVAPDTGVLAWTGDPVALRTALSGGADDGCLKTTPWQEVVDRLVALATSYGGSVSPDLAGGRTPVYGKLDTAAVTVLNAAPFQVVAASNTLWPCPSCGTRRPLAGSWSMTVRNRQGPAMQRTVLVCAVCAETLRPVAAGKQPDRRRDS; from the coding sequence GTGGCTTCGATCGATCGCAACGCGGTGACGTTCGTCGTCGTTGACGACGACGACGACATCCGCCTCCTCGTCCGCATCCTGTCGCGGACGACCCCGGCAGTTGAGCTGGTGGGGGAGGCGGCCGACGGCGACCAGGGGCTGTCGGTCGTCGCTGAGACGCAACCGCATGCGGTCCTCCTCGACCTGCACATGGCGGTCAGCGGCATCGAGATCCTCCGGACGATCAAGCACGTCGCTCCCGACACCGGTGTCCTCGCCTGGACGGGCGACCCCGTGGCGTTGCGCACGGCCCTCTCCGGTGGGGCGGACGACGGGTGCCTGAAGACCACCCCGTGGCAGGAGGTCGTCGATCGGTTGGTCGCGCTGGCGACCTCCTACGGAGGATCGGTGAGCCCCGACCTGGCCGGGGGTCGGACGCCGGTCTACGGCAAGCTCGACACGGCGGCGGTCACCGTCCTGAACGCCGCCCCGTTCCAGGTCGTCGCCGCGTCGAACACCCTGTGGCCGTGCCCATCGTGCGGGACCCGGCGCCCACTCGCCGGCAGCTGGTCGATGACCGTCCGCAACCGCCAGGGGCCAGCCATGCAACGGACCGTCCTGGTCTGTGCGGTCTGCGCCGAGACTCTCCGGCCGGTCGCCGCGGGCAAGCAGCCGGATCGCCGTCGCGACAGCTGA
- a CDS encoding AAA family ATPase: MKLGIVGKGGTGKTSLAALLVQCYAERGAAVLAIDTDSDPNLALSLGLDLTAAEQVPVLPRSLVVGAGNGRLTPAELVGTYGVATPAGATLLHAARVDEAGAGCACGGHGVVRSLLAAATDEEADVTIVDMEAGLEHLSRSAGTLAYADVLLVVVTPARTSAVAARRARDLAEELGIPRIYAVGNRAVTPEDATLLTSAAVDHGLHLVGIVPDDPDVAAADRAATMLPGDAGHAARDAVADIVEALASPDDERRALLRLRDKLDARIAELQATGRPA; the protein is encoded by the coding sequence GTGAAGCTGGGCATCGTCGGGAAGGGCGGGACCGGGAAGACGAGTCTGGCAGCGCTGCTCGTCCAGTGCTACGCCGAGCGGGGCGCGGCGGTTCTCGCCATCGACACCGACTCGGATCCCAACCTGGCCTTGAGTCTCGGCCTCGACCTGACCGCCGCGGAGCAGGTTCCTGTCCTGCCCCGTTCGCTGGTCGTCGGCGCCGGCAACGGCCGGCTGACACCCGCCGAGCTCGTCGGCACCTACGGCGTCGCCACGCCGGCCGGCGCCACCCTGCTACACGCCGCTCGTGTCGACGAAGCAGGTGCGGGGTGCGCGTGCGGGGGCCACGGCGTGGTGCGCAGCCTGCTGGCGGCCGCGACCGACGAGGAGGCCGACGTCACCATCGTCGACATGGAGGCGGGGCTCGAACACCTGAGTCGCTCCGCCGGGACGCTGGCGTACGCCGACGTCCTCCTGGTGGTCGTCACGCCGGCGCGGACGTCCGCAGTCGCCGCCCGTCGTGCGCGTGACCTCGCCGAAGAGCTCGGCATCCCCCGCATCTACGCGGTCGGCAACCGCGCCGTGACGCCTGAGGACGCGACGCTGCTCACGTCGGCCGCCGTCGACCACGGCTTGCACCTGGTCGGCATCGTCCCGGACGATCCCGACGTCGCTGCCGCGGACCGTGCCGCGACCATGCTGCCGGGCGATGCAGGACACGCGGCCCGCGACGCGGTCGCGGACATCGTCGAGGCGTTGGCGTCACCTGACGACGAGCGCCGGGCGCTGCTGCGGCTGCGCGACAAGCTCGATGCGCGCATCGCCGAGCTGCAGGCGACGGGACGACCGGCCTGA
- a CDS encoding SpoIID/LytB domain-containing protein, whose amino-acid sequence MTGDLVSSRSAARAGLAALVGVVALSLLAPAAAAQAPAWQPVEGAVSFLGAPGTTFTVPGHGRFIDRVDVVAGPDGRLVVVNELSIDRYVDGLAEVPVSWPMEALKAQAVAARTYAWYSITLGTFRSRGYDFDICATVDCQVFHGRAVVESPDGGRWHEAVEATAGQVLTWEGQPILARFFSSSGGHTRNNEHVYGNNGRTAGPRPYLVGVPDPDEAISPHHRWQLRLTRVELDRLFANGTSLSAAVPVARLDWIPSDGSRVDQVRATRADGHVVELSASKFRAWVSEVGPRLLPNRFPPRTPSGKALPDGLPSSRFEFTLTAEEAVITGKGWGHGVGMSQWGARGKAERGMTYDDILAAYYGGLRPETIPDLPARVRVGLAWDAMQVTVRADGPYTIVAGGNGAELPGGVSWDVGAGNADSVLLSGPPVAWSPDVTAPPPAAVAPSAGGPADGGPVTGSASAPHPHPVHADPPADDAANVEEQAGTDSAAENGLLKRVRSALVEYAPPPVSTGLRWLLNR is encoded by the coding sequence ATGACGGGGGATCTGGTGTCATCTCGTTCTGCTGCTCGCGCTGGGCTGGCCGCGCTCGTCGGCGTGGTCGCGTTGAGCCTCCTCGCCCCCGCCGCCGCAGCGCAGGCACCCGCGTGGCAGCCCGTGGAGGGCGCAGTGAGCTTCCTCGGCGCCCCGGGCACGACCTTCACGGTGCCAGGCCACGGCCGGTTCATCGACCGCGTCGACGTGGTGGCGGGACCCGACGGCCGCCTCGTCGTGGTCAACGAGCTGTCGATCGATCGCTACGTCGACGGGCTCGCGGAGGTACCGGTGAGCTGGCCCATGGAGGCGCTGAAGGCCCAAGCCGTGGCCGCGCGTACCTACGCCTGGTACTCGATCACCCTGGGCACCTTCCGCAGCCGTGGGTACGACTTCGACATCTGCGCCACGGTCGACTGTCAGGTGTTCCACGGTCGCGCGGTCGTGGAGAGCCCCGACGGCGGCCGCTGGCACGAAGCCGTTGAGGCCACGGCCGGGCAGGTCCTGACCTGGGAAGGTCAGCCCATCCTCGCCCGCTTCTTCTCGTCGTCCGGGGGCCACACCCGCAACAACGAGCACGTCTACGGCAACAACGGCCGCACGGCCGGGCCACGCCCGTACCTCGTCGGTGTCCCCGACCCCGACGAGGCGATCTCACCCCACCACCGCTGGCAGCTCCGCCTCACCCGTGTCGAGCTCGACCGGCTGTTCGCCAACGGGACGTCCCTGTCGGCAGCTGTCCCGGTGGCTCGGCTCGACTGGATCCCAAGCGACGGTTCCCGTGTCGACCAGGTCCGCGCCACCCGCGCCGACGGGCACGTGGTCGAGCTGTCGGCCAGCAAGTTCCGCGCGTGGGTCTCGGAGGTGGGCCCGCGGCTGCTGCCCAACCGGTTCCCGCCACGCACACCCAGCGGGAAGGCGCTCCCCGATGGGCTGCCGTCGAGCCGCTTCGAGTTCACGCTCACTGCCGAAGAAGCAGTCATCACCGGGAAAGGCTGGGGCCACGGTGTGGGGATGAGCCAGTGGGGGGCGCGCGGCAAGGCCGAACGCGGGATGACCTACGACGACATCCTCGCGGCCTACTACGGCGGGCTGCGACCGGAGACGATCCCGGATCTGCCGGCACGGGTCCGGGTCGGCCTCGCCTGGGACGCGATGCAGGTCACCGTCCGCGCCGACGGGCCCTACACCATCGTGGCCGGAGGCAACGGGGCTGAACTGCCCGGCGGGGTCTCGTGGGACGTGGGTGCGGGAAACGCCGACTCGGTCCTGCTGAGTGGGCCGCCGGTCGCGTGGAGCCCGGACGTCACCGCCCCGCCACCGGCGGCGGTCGCGCCGTCAGCTGGCGGACCGGCAGACGGCGGGCCGGTCACCGGCTCTGCGTCTGCACCGCACCCGCATCCGGTGCACGCGGACCCGCCAGCCGATGACGCGGCCAACGTCGAGGAACAGGCCGGGACGGACAGCGCTGCCGAGAACGGGCTGCTCAAGCGGGTCCGGTCGGCGCTGGTGGAGTACGCCCCGCCGCCGGTGAGCACCGGGCTACGCTGGCTCCTGAACCGCTGA
- a CDS encoding ATP-dependent DNA ligase has product MTKDATWLDVPGGRVRVTSPAKIMFPAQRWTKLDLVEHYVTVGEGALRGVYGRPTVLKRWNRGVAGEPFFQKRAPKDSDHEYATIRFPSGRSADLLVPRTVRDIIWMVQLNCIDLNPWPVRAEDVEHPDELRVDLDPTPDATWRDVRAVALVCGEVLSEHGLVGWPKTSGSRGMHLNVRIVAERSFTTVRRAALALAREVERRSPDRATSAWWKEERHGVFVDYNQNARDRTVASAYSVRPTGWVSTPLTWDEVPDAEPQDFPMDRFPERWTQVGDLTAGIDEATGSLDGLLELARRDEEQGLGDAPWPPHFPKQDDEPARVQPSRRRPS; this is encoded by the coding sequence GTGACGAAGGACGCGACCTGGCTGGACGTGCCCGGCGGTCGGGTGCGCGTCACGAGCCCCGCGAAGATCATGTTCCCCGCGCAACGCTGGACGAAGCTCGACCTGGTCGAGCACTACGTCACCGTGGGGGAGGGAGCCCTGCGGGGGGTGTACGGGCGCCCGACCGTGCTCAAACGCTGGAACCGTGGCGTGGCCGGGGAGCCCTTCTTCCAGAAGCGTGCCCCCAAGGACAGCGACCACGAGTACGCGACGATCCGGTTCCCGTCGGGGCGTTCGGCCGACCTGCTGGTCCCCAGGACGGTGCGAGACATCATCTGGATGGTGCAGCTGAACTGCATCGACCTCAACCCGTGGCCGGTCCGCGCCGAGGACGTCGAGCACCCCGACGAGCTCCGCGTGGACCTCGATCCCACACCCGACGCGACCTGGCGGGACGTGCGAGCGGTGGCGCTGGTCTGCGGTGAGGTGCTCTCCGAACACGGGCTGGTGGGATGGCCGAAGACCTCGGGGTCGCGCGGCATGCACCTCAACGTCCGGATCGTCGCTGAGCGGTCGTTCACCACCGTCCGTCGTGCGGCCCTGGCCCTGGCCCGCGAGGTCGAGCGGCGATCGCCGGATCGGGCCACCAGCGCGTGGTGGAAGGAGGAGCGGCACGGGGTGTTCGTCGATTACAACCAGAACGCGCGCGACCGCACGGTGGCGTCGGCGTACTCGGTCCGCCCCACGGGATGGGTGTCGACGCCGCTGACGTGGGATGAGGTCCCCGACGCCGAACCGCAGGACTTCCCCATGGATCGGTTCCCCGAGCGCTGGACGCAGGTGGGGGACCTCACCGCCGGGATCGACGAGGCGACGGGGTCCCTCGACGGCCTGCTGGAGCTGGCGCGCCGAGACGAGGAGCAAGGGTTGGGCGACGCTCCGTGGCCGCCTCACTTCCCCAAGCAGGACGACGAACCCGCCCGGGTGCAGCCGTCACGTCGCCGCCCGAGCTAG
- a CDS encoding ATP-dependent DNA ligase: MRHPFSPPVAPMEARTREGWPQGPYAYEPKWDGFRCLIWSADGGQPRLDSRNQKPLLRYFPELEAAARALPEGTVVDGEVVVVRDGRLDFDALSERIHPADSRIRTLSQETPAELVAFDVLATRGRDVRSAPFQERRDALEALSAVLDPPWHMTPSTADPVIGRRWFDEFESAGCDGIVAKRLDGPYVEGKRDMIKIKHRRTIDCVVGGYRVHKNGPGAGVGSLLLGLYDAAGEMHFVGHCSNFSDQERVALYERLQPLRVATGGPFGQDARRPGEPSRWTGDKDLSWVALEPQLVCEVSYGQLTAGRFRHATRFERWRPDKDPRACTMDQLERPEGPNFHDIVIG, encoded by the coding sequence GTGAGGCACCCCTTCTCACCGCCGGTCGCGCCGATGGAGGCGCGGACGCGGGAGGGGTGGCCGCAGGGACCGTACGCGTACGAGCCGAAGTGGGACGGCTTCCGGTGCCTGATCTGGTCGGCGGACGGCGGACAGCCCCGGCTCGACAGCCGCAACCAGAAGCCGCTGTTGCGTTACTTCCCCGAGTTGGAGGCAGCGGCTCGAGCGCTCCCCGAGGGCACCGTGGTCGACGGCGAGGTCGTGGTGGTCCGCGACGGCCGGCTCGATTTCGATGCCCTGTCGGAGCGCATCCACCCGGCCGACAGTCGCATCCGGACGCTGTCGCAGGAGACGCCCGCCGAGCTCGTCGCTTTCGACGTGCTGGCCACCCGCGGCCGTGACGTGCGTTCGGCACCGTTCCAGGAACGTCGGGACGCGTTGGAAGCGCTCTCCGCCGTGCTCGACCCACCATGGCACATGACGCCCTCAACGGCCGACCCTGTCATCGGCCGGCGCTGGTTCGACGAGTTCGAGTCGGCCGGCTGCGACGGCATCGTCGCCAAACGTCTCGACGGCCCGTACGTCGAGGGCAAACGAGACATGATCAAGATCAAGCACAGGCGGACCATCGACTGCGTGGTGGGTGGCTACCGCGTGCACAAGAACGGCCCGGGCGCCGGCGTCGGTTCGCTGCTGCTGGGGCTCTACGACGCTGCCGGCGAGATGCATTTCGTGGGGCACTGCTCGAACTTCTCCGACCAGGAGCGGGTCGCGCTGTACGAACGCCTGCAGCCGCTGCGGGTGGCGACCGGCGGGCCGTTCGGTCAGGACGCGCGGCGACCAGGTGAACCCAGCCGCTGGACCGGCGACAAGGACCTGTCGTGGGTGGCGTTGGAGCCACAGTTGGTGTGCGAGGTGTCGTACGGGCAGCTGACGGCGGGGCGGTTCCGCCACGCCACCCGGTTCGAGCGGTGGCGCCCCGACAAGGACCCTCGAGCGTGCACCATGGACCAGCTGGAGCGTCCGGAAGGCCCCAACTTCCACGACATCGTGATCGGGTGA
- the glgX gene encoding glycogen debranching protein GlgX — MRVWTGKPYPLGATYDGVGTNFSLFSEIAERVQLCLFDDDGVETRVDLPEVFGFCWHGYLPDVGPGQRYGFRVFGPYAPDAGHRCNPNKLLLDPYGKAVDGQVTWNEAVFGYRFGRENVRNDDDSAPFMPKSVIVNPFFDWGNDYHPQTPWHETVIYETHVKGLTRLHPDVPEDVRGTYAGLTSDAVIEHLKSLGVTAVELMPVHQFIHSDRLLTHGLRNYWGYDSIGYFAPHNEYAASAHVGGQVQEFKQLVKALHREGIEVILDVVYNHTAEGNHLGPTLSFRGIDNAAYYRLVDDDPRYYIDYTGTGNSMNMRHPHVLQLIMDSLRYWVLEMHVDGFRFDLAATLARELHDVDRLSAFFDLIQQDPVVSQVKLIAEPWDVGQGGYQVGNFPPGWSEWNGKYRDTVRDHWRGEEATLGEFANRFTGSSDLYESSTRRPFASINFVTAHDGFTLRDLVSYNHKHNEANQEGNRDGEDHNRSWNCGVEGPTDDPDVLACRAKQQRNFLVTLLLSQGVPMLLGGDEIGRTQYGNNNAYCQDNAISWYDWEDVDEQLLEFCRWLIGFRHEHPVFRRRRWFEGRSIRGTQLSDIGWFRPDGTEMTDEDWQSGFAKSLGVFLNGAGIPSPGPRGERIVDDSFYIVFNGHNQQLDVVLPPECGGERWTVVLDTRQPVPEEGEEVKTGETLTVPARSVVVLQRQEEE, encoded by the coding sequence ATGCGGGTCTGGACGGGGAAGCCCTACCCACTGGGGGCTACCTACGACGGGGTGGGAACGAACTTCTCGCTGTTCTCCGAGATCGCCGAACGGGTCCAGTTGTGCCTGTTCGACGACGACGGCGTCGAGACGCGGGTGGATCTTCCCGAGGTCTTCGGGTTCTGCTGGCACGGCTACCTACCCGACGTCGGCCCGGGCCAGCGGTACGGGTTCCGTGTGTTCGGCCCCTACGCCCCCGACGCCGGGCACCGCTGCAACCCCAACAAGCTCCTCCTCGACCCCTACGGCAAGGCCGTCGATGGCCAGGTGACGTGGAACGAGGCGGTGTTCGGGTACCGGTTCGGGCGGGAGAACGTGCGCAACGACGACGACAGCGCCCCGTTCATGCCGAAGTCGGTGATCGTCAACCCCTTCTTCGACTGGGGGAACGACTACCACCCGCAGACGCCGTGGCACGAGACGGTCATCTACGAGACGCACGTCAAGGGCCTGACGCGCCTGCATCCCGACGTCCCCGAGGACGTGCGCGGCACGTACGCCGGGTTGACCAGCGACGCGGTGATCGAGCACCTCAAAAGCCTCGGGGTCACGGCGGTGGAGCTGATGCCGGTCCACCAGTTCATCCACTCCGACCGGCTGCTGACCCACGGGCTGCGCAACTACTGGGGGTACGACTCGATCGGGTACTTCGCCCCGCACAACGAGTACGCCGCCAGCGCCCACGTTGGCGGGCAGGTGCAGGAGTTCAAGCAGCTGGTCAAAGCCCTGCACCGGGAAGGCATCGAGGTGATCCTCGACGTCGTGTATAACCACACCGCGGAGGGCAACCACCTGGGGCCCACGCTGAGCTTCCGGGGGATCGACAACGCCGCCTACTACCGGCTCGTCGACGATGACCCGCGCTACTACATCGACTACACCGGCACCGGCAACTCGATGAACATGCGCCATCCACACGTGCTGCAACTGATCATGGACTCGTTGCGGTACTGGGTCCTGGAGATGCACGTCGACGGGTTCCGCTTCGACCTCGCGGCGACCCTGGCCCGCGAGCTGCACGACGTCGATCGCCTGTCGGCGTTCTTCGACCTGATCCAGCAGGACCCGGTCGTCAGCCAGGTCAAGTTGATCGCCGAGCCGTGGGACGTGGGGCAGGGCGGGTACCAGGTCGGCAACTTCCCGCCCGGGTGGTCGGAGTGGAACGGCAAGTACCGCGACACCGTCCGGGACCACTGGCGCGGGGAGGAGGCCACGCTGGGGGAGTTCGCCAACCGGTTCACGGGGTCGTCTGACCTGTACGAGTCGTCCACCCGGCGACCGTTCGCGAGCATCAACTTCGTCACCGCCCACGATGGTTTCACGCTGCGCGACCTCGTTTCGTACAACCACAAGCACAACGAGGCCAACCAGGAGGGCAACCGCGACGGCGAGGATCACAACCGGTCATGGAACTGCGGGGTGGAAGGGCCGACCGACGATCCCGACGTCCTGGCGTGCCGGGCGAAGCAGCAGCGCAACTTCCTGGTCACGTTGCTGCTCTCGCAGGGTGTGCCGATGCTGCTGGGCGGAGACGAGATCGGCCGCACCCAGTACGGCAACAACAACGCCTACTGCCAGGACAACGCGATCTCCTGGTACGACTGGGAAGATGTCGACGAGCAACTGCTGGAGTTCTGCCGCTGGCTGATCGGGTTCCGCCACGAGCACCCGGTGTTCCGCCGCCGGCGCTGGTTCGAAGGACGCTCCATCCGCGGCACGCAGCTGTCCGACATCGGCTGGTTCCGGCCGGACGGGACCGAGATGACCGACGAGGACTGGCAGTCCGGGTTCGCCAAGTCGCTGGGAGTGTTCCTCAACGGCGCAGGGATCCCGAGCCCGGGTCCCCGCGGGGAGCGGATCGTCGACGACAGCTTCTACATCGTGTTCAACGGCCACAACCAGCAGCTCGACGTCGTGCTCCCCCCCGAGTGCGGAGGCGAGCGGTGGACCGTGGTGTTGGACACCAGACAGCCGGTCCCCGAGGAGGGCGAAGAGGTCAAGACGGGGGAGACGCTGACGGTGCCGGCCCGCTCCGTGGTCGTGTTGCAGCGGCAGGAGGAGGAGTGA
- a CDS encoding spermidine synthase, with product MSDRLRLILLSFTLLLTELALIRWTGANVMYLSYFSNFILLGSFLGIGIGFLRARREGDGLRWAPVALAALVAFVSVFPVEIDRSGSDVLYFGRFNASGLPIWVTLPVVFAAAAAVMALLAEGVARVFERFEPLEAYRLDILGAILGIAAFSVLSFLHAPPLGWGLVVAVLLVVLLGRRAGALQMTALVALVGFLAIETFTPDTIWSPYYEITTHRFGSGENEQVRVDVNGIPHQAIESTALRRELEPIYFLPYERRLGAAPRDVLVVGAGNGSDVAIALAEGAERVDAVEIDPRLQQLGRDLHPDRPYHDDRVTVHVDDGRAFLERTDRRYDLILFALPDSLTLVSGQSSLRLESYLFTREAIDEARAHLAPGGVFAMYNYYRQGWLIDRLARTLHESFGQPPCIDAVGSEVGLALLTASDDPTVLRCPSFWAGADAAPPPVQDDRPFLYLRTRRLPGMYLFALALILAASVAAVRVAGGPLRTVGRYLDLFFMGAAFLLLETMYVVQFALLFGTTWFVNALVFTGVLLAVYLAIEVAKRVRFRAPARLYVALAAAFGIALAVPQHVLLELEPVTRFAAASTLAFAPIFLANLVFAQRFKHVGASTTAFGANLLGAMLGGLLEYGAIVVGYRALLVAAGLLYGLAFLTGRHHLYRTTTAGDDLVVAAESS from the coding sequence GTGAGCGACCGACTCCGGCTCATCCTGCTCAGCTTCACGCTGCTGCTGACCGAGCTCGCGCTGATCCGCTGGACCGGCGCGAACGTGATGTACCTGTCCTACTTCTCGAACTTCATCCTCCTCGGATCGTTCCTCGGGATCGGGATCGGGTTCCTGCGCGCACGCCGCGAGGGCGACGGTCTGCGCTGGGCACCGGTCGCGCTCGCGGCGCTCGTCGCGTTCGTGTCGGTGTTCCCCGTCGAGATCGACCGCAGCGGGAGCGACGTGCTGTACTTCGGGCGCTTCAACGCGTCCGGTCTGCCGATCTGGGTCACGCTCCCGGTCGTGTTCGCCGCTGCCGCCGCCGTCATGGCGCTGCTCGCGGAAGGCGTCGCGCGCGTCTTCGAACGCTTCGAGCCACTCGAGGCGTACCGGCTCGACATCCTCGGCGCCATCCTCGGGATCGCAGCGTTCTCGGTGCTGTCGTTCCTGCACGCCCCTCCGCTGGGCTGGGGCCTGGTGGTCGCGGTCCTGCTGGTCGTGCTGCTGGGCCGCCGCGCCGGAGCCCTGCAGATGACCGCCCTCGTGGCGTTGGTCGGGTTCCTCGCCATCGAGACGTTCACGCCCGACACCATCTGGTCGCCCTACTACGAGATCACGACCCACCGGTTCGGATCCGGGGAGAACGAGCAGGTACGCGTCGACGTCAACGGCATCCCGCACCAGGCGATCGAGTCGACGGCGCTACGACGAGAACTCGAGCCGATCTACTTCCTGCCGTACGAGCGGCGCCTGGGAGCCGCACCCCGCGACGTCCTCGTGGTCGGGGCGGGGAACGGATCCGACGTCGCCATCGCGCTGGCGGAGGGTGCCGAACGCGTCGACGCGGTGGAGATCGACCCTCGGTTGCAGCAGCTGGGCCGCGACCTGCACCCCGACCGGCCCTACCACGACGACCGCGTGACCGTGCACGTCGATGACGGACGGGCGTTCCTGGAACGCACCGACCGCCGCTACGACCTGATCCTGTTCGCACTGCCGGACTCGCTGACGTTGGTCTCGGGCCAGTCCTCGCTGCGCTTGGAGAGCTACCTGTTCACCCGCGAAGCGATCGACGAAGCCCGCGCCCACCTCGCGCCCGGCGGGGTGTTCGCCATGTACAACTACTACCGTCAGGGGTGGCTGATCGACCGTCTCGCGCGGACGTTGCACGAGTCGTTCGGCCAGCCACCGTGCATCGACGCGGTCGGCAGCGAGGTCGGCTTGGCGCTCCTGACCGCCAGCGATGATCCCACGGTGCTGCGCTGCCCGAGTTTCTGGGCGGGCGCGGACGCCGCGCCGCCGCCGGTCCAAGACGATCGACCGTTCCTGTACCTGCGCACCCGGCGCCTGCCCGGCATGTACCTGTTCGCCCTGGCGCTGATCCTGGCCGCCTCGGTCGCGGCGGTGCGCGTGGCCGGCGGTCCGCTTCGGACAGTGGGGCGCTACCTCGACCTGTTCTTCATGGGCGCGGCGTTCCTGCTCCTCGAGACCATGTACGTCGTGCAGTTCGCTTTGCTTTTCGGCACGACGTGGTTCGTCAACGCGCTGGTGTTCACCGGCGTGCTGCTCGCGGTCTACCTCGCGATCGAGGTGGCCAAACGCGTCCGGTTCCGTGCTCCTGCGCGCCTGTACGTCGCGCTGGCCGCGGCTTTCGGGATCGCACTCGCCGTGCCGCAGCACGTGTTGTTGGAGCTGGAACCCGTCACGCGGTTCGCGGCGGCGTCGACGTTGGCGTTCGCTCCGATCTTCTTGGCCAACCTGGTGTTCGCGCAGCGTTTCAAGCACGTCGGCGCCTCCACGACCGCGTTCGGCGCGAACCTGCTCGGCGCGATGCTCGGCGGGCTGCTCGAGTACGGCGCCATCGTCGTGGGCTACCGTGCGCTGCTGGTGGCGGCGGGCCTGCTGTACGGGCTGGCGTTCCTCACCGGACGCCATCATCTGTACCGGACGACGACGGCGGGTGACGACCTGGTCGTCGCCGCGGAGAGCAGCTGA
- a CDS encoding ABC transporter ATP-binding protein, with protein sequence MSDAMIRLKQVTKRFTGSHSAAVQRLSLDIPAGKIVVLVGPSGCGKTTTLKMINRLIDPSSGTIEVGGRDVTTLPPHELRRGVGYVIQQIGLFPHQTVARNIATVPRLLGWDEERIRRRVQELVEVMDLPADVADRYPSELSGGQRQRVGVARALAADPPVLLMDEPFGAVDPIVRTRLQDELLQLQASLHKTIVFVTHDIDEAIRLGDRIAILNIGGVLEQYGTPAEILRDPASPFVQDFLGEERGLKRLSLIGLADVDLVRGPVVDAAASIDDAKQVMADHGLDWVGVLDGDRLRGWMWGHDLEPGRPIGEHHTHDFRVWVEASATLRRALDAIIHTRNHVAVVFDDDRYVGMLFVDQISRELLA encoded by the coding sequence GTGAGCGACGCCATGATCCGGCTGAAGCAGGTCACGAAACGCTTCACCGGGAGTCACTCAGCGGCGGTGCAGCGCCTCAGCCTGGACATCCCTGCCGGGAAGATCGTCGTGCTGGTCGGTCCCTCCGGGTGCGGGAAGACCACCACGCTGAAGATGATCAACCGTCTGATCGATCCGTCGTCGGGGACCATCGAGGTCGGCGGGCGCGATGTGACGACCCTCCCGCCGCACGAGCTGCGACGCGGGGTCGGGTACGTCATCCAGCAGATCGGCTTGTTCCCCCACCAGACGGTCGCCCGCAACATCGCCACCGTGCCGCGTCTACTCGGCTGGGACGAGGAACGCATCCGCCGGCGGGTGCAGGAGCTGGTAGAGGTGATGGACCTGCCAGCCGACGTGGCCGACCGCTACCCGTCGGAGCTGTCGGGCGGTCAACGCCAACGGGTCGGCGTTGCCCGCGCTCTGGCAGCCGACCCACCGGTGCTGCTGATGGACGAGCCGTTCGGGGCGGTCGACCCGATCGTGCGCACCCGGCTGCAGGATGAGCTGCTGCAGTTGCAGGCGTCACTGCACAAGACGATCGTGTTCGTCACCCATGACATCGATGAGGCGATCCGTCTGGGTGATCGGATCGCCATCTTGAACATCGGCGGCGTCCTGGAGCAGTACGGCACGCCCGCGGAGATCCTGCGCGACCCTGCCAGCCCGTTCGTGCAGGACTTCCTCGGTGAGGAACGCGGCCTGAAACGGCTGTCGTTGATCGGTCTGGCAGATGTGGACCTCGTCCGCGGCCCGGTCGTGGATGCCGCCGCTTCGATCGACGACGCCAAGCAGGTGATGGCCGATCACGGGTTGGACTGGGTCGGGGTCCTGGACGGCGACCGACTCCGCGGCTGGATGTGGGGCCACGACCTGGAACCCGGCCGCCCGATCGGCGAACACCACACGCACGACTTCCGGGTGTGGGTCGAGGCGTCGGCGACGCTGCGTCGCGCGCTCGACGCGATCATCCACACCCGCAACCACGTGGCCGTCGTGTTCGACGACGACCGCTACGTCGGGATGCTCTTCGTCGACCAGATCAGTCGAGAGCTGCTCGCGTGA